The Cytophagia bacterium CHB2 nucleotide sequence CTGAGCCTCGGAGGAGAGTTGACGGGCATCGCGGTTCTTCATGCCCACAATATACGAATATTTTATTGAAAATTAAAGTATTTTATGCTCCGAGTAGTATCTAACATAGAAACAGCTTATAGAAGAATTTTGAAACCGGCTTGTCTAAAATGTTCGTCGTGAGTCAAGGCTTCGATCAAACCCTTTTCCTTCATGACTGCCATCGAAATGCAATCGGTCAAGCTCCACCTCTTGTCTGAATGCTTCTCCGAACAATTTCTCATAGACGTTTTGCGCGGATCGATGCAGTTGATCACTCCTGGAAAGTATGCCGACCCAGCAAGCAGTGTCAACGAATGCGTGCTTTTTGGCCATTTCGCTTGCCTCGCTTCGGCGTTCCGTAGAGATAATGATCGTGTTCGCTGGCCAAATCAGGAATACCCGTTTCCACCGCCAAGCTTGCGATATCAAAAGCCGGGTCGTCTTCAACGTCTGGCAGCTTCTTAATCAAAAGTTCTA carries:
- a CDS encoding DUF104 domain-containing protein, yielding METAIRAIYRNGVFAPTPRQKVKLKDGQAVELLIKKLPDVEDDPAFDIASLAVETGIPDLASEHDHYLYGTPKRGKRNGQKARIR